Part of the Brevibacillus brevis genome is shown below.
TCTGGAAGTGTATCCCGGCGAGACGCTCGGAATCGTAGGGGAGTCCGGATGCGGAAAGTCGACTACGGGACGAACCATTTTGCGGCTGCTGGAACCGAGCTCGGGCGAAGTATGGTTTGAAGGAAAGGACCTGGCGAAGCTTCCGAAAGAGGACATGCGCAAAATGCGCAAGGATCTGCAAATGATCTTCCAGGATCCGTACGCTTCGCTCAATCCGCGCATGACGATCAAGCAGATTTTGCTGGAGTCGCTGATGGTGCACAATATCGGTACAACGGCCGAGCGTGAGAAAACCATCGAAGAAATCATCGAGGTAGTCGGACTGCGTAAGGAGCATTTGAACCGTCACCCGCACGATTTTTCCGGAGGTCAGCGCCAGCGCATCGGGATCGCCCGCGCACTGGTCGTAAAGCCGAAGCTGATCATCGCCGATGAGCCGGTATCCGCATTGGACGTATCGATCCAATCGCAGGTGCTGAATCTGCTCAAGGACTTGAAAAAGGAATTCAATCTGACGCTGATGTTCATTTCCCACGACTTGTCGGTCGTCAAGCATCTGTGCGACCGGATCGCGGTCATGTACTTGGGCCGTGTCGTGGAAATCGCAGACAAGCGCACCTTGTTTGAAAATCCGAGCCATCCGTACACGCAGGCGCTGCTGTCTGCCGTGCCGGTGGCCAAACCCCGCCAAAAGCGGGAGAGGATTTTGCTGACAGGCGATCTGCCGAGTCCGGCAAATCCGCCGAGCGGTTGCACCTTCCATCCGCGCTGCCCTTACGCCACGGATGTTTGCAAAACGACGGTACCGAGTCTGGCCGATATCGGAGCCGGGCAAATGGTATCCTGCCATCTGGTGCAATCGGGGGAACTACGCCGCTAAAGGCAGGATGGAGGTACAGCATGATTTACTGGCAATTGTTTCTCGCGTTTTTCCGCATCGGTATTTTCGGTTTCGGGGGAGGACCGACGATGGTTCCCCTGTTCCATACCGAATGCGTCAAGAAGTATAAGTGGGTCACGGATGAAGACTTTGCAGACAACCTGGCGCTCGGCAACGCGCTCCCCGGTCCGATCGGCACCAAGCTGGCCGCCTTTATCGGGTACAGGGTCAAAGGGTGGAAGGGCGCGCTGGTCGCCAATATCGGGGTCGTCCTGCCTGTCGTCGTCGCCATGATCTGCCTTTTGGAGGTCATTTACAAGTGGAAAGACGCACCCGGCGTGTACGGCATGATTCAGGCGATCGGACCTGTCATCGCCGTCATGACGGGAGTGCTTACCTGGGAGTTCTTGCAGAAGTCGTGGCAAGGGGCCTCCAATAAAGGCGGGGTCAGCATTTCGCTCGCTCTCTCGCTTGTCGCGCTGCTCTTTCTCGACTGGCATCCGGGTATCGTCGTGGCAATCGCGCTGGTGATTTCCTTTGGCTACTCCACTTGGTCGGTCCGCAAGCGCAAGAAGAAGGACGGCAAGGAGGGCGCAGCATGATTTACCTGCAGTTATTTTGGGCGTTTTTCATCTCCAACATCTTGGGGTACGGCGGCGGTCCGCCCAGCATTCCGCTGATCCAGAACGAAGTGGTCGATCATTACAATTGGATGTCGGTAAAGGAATTCGGGGAAATGCTGGCGGTAGGCAACGCGCTGCCCAGCCCGATCGCGACAAAGCTGGCCGGTTATGTCGGCTATCAGGTAGCGGGTATACCGGGAGCGACGGTGGCGCTGTTTGCAACGGTGGCTCCGACTGCGATTGCGATGATCCTGCTGCTGCAATTCATCAATATTTTCCGCAGCGCACCGCAAGTAAAAGCCATGACCCAGTCGGTACGCCCGATCGTCACGGTGCTCTTGGGCACCATGACCTACCAATTTGTCTTGGGGGCAGTGGAAGGAATCGGATGGATGCAGACGATCATCCTGTCAGTGGCTTCCTACCTGCTTCTGGAAACCTGGAAGGTCCATCCTGCTATCGTCATCGTAGCAGCAATGGTGTACGGGTTTATCTTCATAGGCTAATTTCTCACAGTTCTCAAGGAGGCTATCAACATGGTACATTTTGACGCGATGGATTACCCGTACGCATCCAGACGCACGACGACCTTTGCCCGAAATGGGATGGTCGCGACTTCTCAGCCGCTGGCGGCGCAGGCAGGTCTGGATATTCTGAAAAGAGGCGGAAACGCCATTGATGCTGCGATCGCAACGGCAGCTTGTCTGACCGTCGTGGAACCGACGTCGAACGGCATCGGCGGTGACGCGTTCGCATTGGTGTGGGTCAAAGACGAACTGCACGGATTGAATGCGAGCGGGCCGGCGCCGAAGAGCATTTCCATCGAAGCGGTGAAGGCGAAGGGGCATGAAGAAATGCCGACCTACGGCTGGACGCCTGTCACTGTGCCGGGAGCGCCTGCTGCCTGGGCAGCCCTGTCCAAACGTTTCGGCAAATTGCCGTTGACCGAAGTGCTGCAGCCCGCTATCGATTATGCGGAAAACGGCTATCCGCTGTCGCCGACACTGGCGCACT
Proteins encoded:
- a CDS encoding chromate transporter — translated: MIYWQLFLAFFRIGIFGFGGGPTMVPLFHTECVKKYKWVTDEDFADNLALGNALPGPIGTKLAAFIGYRVKGWKGALVANIGVVLPVVVAMICLLEVIYKWKDAPGVYGMIQAIGPVIAVMTGVLTWEFLQKSWQGASNKGGVSISLALSLVALLFLDWHPGIVVAIALVISFGYSTWSVRKRKKKDGKEGAA
- a CDS encoding dipeptide ABC transporter ATP-binding protein, whose translation is MTKPLLTVKGLKQHFPIKGGFLKKTTGYVKAVDGIDLEVYPGETLGIVGESGCGKSTTGRTILRLLEPSSGEVWFEGKDLAKLPKEDMRKMRKDLQMIFQDPYASLNPRMTIKQILLESLMVHNIGTTAEREKTIEEIIEVVGLRKEHLNRHPHDFSGGQRQRIGIARALVVKPKLIIADEPVSALDVSIQSQVLNLLKDLKKEFNLTLMFISHDLSVVKHLCDRIAVMYLGRVVEIADKRTLFENPSHPYTQALLSAVPVAKPRQKRERILLTGDLPSPANPPSGCTFHPRCPYATDVCKTTVPSLADIGAGQMVSCHLVQSGELRR
- a CDS encoding chromate transporter, producing the protein MIYLQLFWAFFISNILGYGGGPPSIPLIQNEVVDHYNWMSVKEFGEMLAVGNALPSPIATKLAGYVGYQVAGIPGATVALFATVAPTAIAMILLLQFINIFRSAPQVKAMTQSVRPIVTVLLGTMTYQFVLGAVEGIGWMQTIILSVASYLLLETWKVHPAIVIVAAMVYGFIFIG